The nucleotide sequence TGCTGGCGCTGGCCCGGGTGCTGCGCCGCCGTCGGGACTAGAGCCCGAAGGTGATGCGGTGGCGCCGGCTGGGCGCTTCCGGCCGCTCCTCGAGGATGCCGAGCAGCTCCAGCCCGCGCAGCGTGGCCAGCGCCTGACGCTCGGACAGGTCGGTGAGCGCGAGCAGGTCCTCCACCGTCTTGCTGCCGTCCGCATACGCGAGCAGCAGCGCCTGTGGCCCCTGCAGCTTCAGCTCGTGCAGGCCATACGGCGGGTCCGCCGTGGGGAAGAGGCGGCGTGAGCGGGGCATGCGCTGGCGCAGCGCCACCAGCGTCTCCGTCTTCTCCACGCCCTCCAGCACCAGGTCACCGGGGAAGACGGACAGCTTCACCAGGTCCGCGCGCTGCGGGCGCATGGCGCTGAAGCCGTAGTTGCCCTCGGTCCAGGTGAAGGTGGACCAGATGATCTCCTTCACCTGCTCCTCGAGCAGCTGCTGGCGGCGCGCGGCGTCCATGATGCCCATGCGCAGCATCGCCTCGCCGGTGCGCAGGTTGTGCTCCCTGGCGTACGCGGCCACCTCGGCCAGCCGGGACTCGGGCAGCACGCCGCGGCGCACGCAGAAGCGGCCGAAGCGCTCCTGGCCCAGGTTGGAGGCGGCGTACACGACGCGGCCGGCCTCGAAGTAGACGACCTTGAGGACGGAGCCCTGCTTGAGCTTCAGCTCTCCGTGGTGGCGTGCCTCGTAGTAGGCGTTGAGCAGCCGCGCGACGGAGGTGTCCTTGAGGTCGCCACCGAGCGTCCACTCCGGCAGGGAGCCGCGCGTGGGCGCCGCGGGGGAGGCCGCGCTGCTGCTCCACACCTTCTCCCGTCGCTGGAAGGGCAGGGGGAGGGCATGCTCCACCTCGTCCACTTCGATGCCGGGCAGCGGGGCCGTGGCGGGCACGACCTGCATGGGCGAGGACGTGTCCCCGGACTCGGCGGCGAGCTCCTCCAGGACGATGAGGTCCTCGGCGTCGAGCAGCTCGTCGGGCGGCGTGGGCTCCCGCACGGGCGGCGGCGCGCGGGGCACGGGGGCGACGCCGCCCGCGGCCTCCAGGGCCTCCAGCACGGTGTTCAGCTCGAAGGGCTTGGCGAAGAAGGCGCGGGCGCCGTGGACCTGGACGGCCTCCTGGGCGAAGCGGTCCCCCTTGTAGACGCCGCTGACGGCGATGGCGGGGATGCCGTGGGCGCGCAGCGCGGCGAGCACCTCGCTGCCGCGGATGTCGGGCAGGAGCAGGTCCACCAGGGCGGCATCCCACTTCGCGCCCGGGCTGAGCGCCTCCAGCGCGGCCTCGCCGGTATAGGCCGCCTTCGCCTCGTGGCCCCGGCCCTGGGCGGCCGAGACGATGAGGGAAGCCAGCTCGTGGTTGTCTTCGACGATGAGCAGTCGCGCCATGGGCGCGCAGACCATAGCATCCGCTTCATGGACGTTCAGGGCTTCCACCATGTGGCCATCCAGGCGAAGGATCTCGAGCGGGTGACCGCCTTCTACCGGGACCTCCTGGGCTTCCCGGAGCTGACCCGGCACTTCCGGCCGGACGGCTCCCTGCGGAGCATCTGGGTAGGGGTGCCCGGAGGCGGCTTCCTGGCCATCGAGGCGGCGGGCGTGGCGCCCGAGCCCACTCCCTTCCGGCACGAGCGGCCGGGCCTGCTGATGCTGGCGTTCCGCATCCCCAAGGCGGGGCGGGCGGGGGCGGTGGAGACCCTGGCCCGGGCGGGCGTGCCGCTGGAGCACGAGACGCGGTGGACGGTGTACGTGAGGGACCCGGAGGGAAACCGGGTGGCGCTCAGCCATCACCCCGAGGACTGACGCCAACGCAGTGCATGTAGGCGTGCTTGCGGACCGGGATGAGGCATGGCTACAAGCGGAAGCCATGCGCCTGGGTGAACTGCTCCTGAAGGAAGGCCTCGTCACCGCCGAGGGACTCGAGGAAGCGCTCGAGGCACAGGTGGTGCATGGCGGGCGGCTCGGGACGAACCTCGTGGAGCTGGGGCTGCTGGCGGAGCAGGACCTGGCGAAGGTGCTGGGGCAGCTTCACAACACGGCCTTCGCCTCCGGGGAGCTGGTGCCGGACCCCAAGGCGCTGGAGCTGGTGAAGCCGAACCACGCGGACGACAAGGAGTACCTGCCGATGCGGGTGGACGCGACGCGGCTGAGCATCGCCGTGGTGAACCCGCACGACTTCGAGACGCTGGACTCGATTGCCTTCAAGACGGGCAAGCGGGTGGTGCCGGTGGTCATCCCCGAGTTCCGGATGAACCAGCTGCTGCGCCGCTACTGCAAGGCGTTCCGGCAGCTGCGCGCCATCGACATGAACGCCATCCGGCCGCGCCCCGCGCCGGGCTCGCAGGCGGAGCTGGCGAAGGCGTCGGAGAAGGCGCCGGACCTGATGAGCGAGGAGGAGTTCCAGTCCGTCTACGCGCAGGCGCTGCGTGGCGGCGCGGACTACGAAGGAGACATGGGCGAGGCGGAGGAGGAGGTCATCACCGGCGTGGAGGTGGTGGAGCCCGTGCCCGTGCCGGTGGCCCCTGTCGCTCCAGTGGTGCAGCGCCCGGTGGCGCCCGCGCAGCCCCGGCCGCCGGTGGTGCCGGCCCAGCCCTTCCCGATGACTCCGCCGCCGGTGACGCTGGTGCCTCCGGTGGCGCAGCCGCAGCGCCCGCAGGCGCCCGTGGCTCCCATGGCGGCCGGACCGGGGGTGGTGCCTCCGGAGGCGGTGCCCGTGCCGCGGCCGCCCGCGCCGCCGCCGACGCCGCTCACCTTCGCCGAGGCACAGGCGGAGCTGGCGCGCAGCTCGGACCGCGAGGACGTGGCGCGCACGGTGCTGCGCTTCGCGCTGGGCAAGTGGAAGCGCAACCTGCTGCTGTCGGTGCAGGGCGGCCTGGTGACGGGCTGGCACGGCATGGGGTCCTCGGTGCGCGACGCGGCGGTGCGGCGCATCGGCGTGGCGCTGAGGGAGCAGAGCACCTTCCGGCTGGTGCGCGACACGCGCTCGCACTACGTGGGCCCGGTGAAGCGGGATGCGGCGATGGGGGTGTTCTACAAGCTCCTGGGCGGCGGCTTCCCCACGACGGCGGTCATCCTGCCGCTGCTGGTGCGCGGCAAGGTGGTGCACCTCCTGTACGTGGACAACGGGCCGGACCAGCTCACGCCGCCGGACGTGGGCGAGCTGCTCATCCTCTCCCAAAGCGTGGGCCGCTCGTACGAGGCGATGATGCGGCGCCGCAAGAGCGCGTAGCGGGAGCATCCCCACGGAGGACGTGCATGCCACCCCGGAAGACGCCCGCTCCCGCGAGACCTGTCCGAAAAGAAGTGCCTTCTCCCTCGAAGGCTGATGTCCAGGCGGTGCTCGCGTGGCTGAAGCGCACGGGCACGAAGAGCACTCGCGACGGCATGGCGAGGTATGCCATTCCCTCGGACAAGGCCTTCGGCGTACCTGTGGGCGCCTTGCGCAAATACGCCAAGAGCCTCGGGCCGAGTCATGAGCTCGCCGCCGCGCTCTGGGACACGGGCTGGTACGAGGCGCGCATGCTGGCGGCGTTCGTCGACGAGCCGGAGAGCGTCACGCCCGCGCAGATGGACCGGTGGTGCCGGGACTTCGACAGCTGGGCCATCTGCGACACGGTGTGCTTTCACCTGTTCGACCGTACGCCGCATGCCTGGCGCAAGGTCGAGCAGTGGTGCGGCCGGCGCGACGAGTTCGTCAAGCGCGCGGCCTTCGCCCTGCTGGCGAGCCTCACCGTGCATGACAAGCGTGCCGGCGAGGAGCAGTTCGTTCAGGGGCTGGTCCTCATCGAGCGCGCGGCCAACGACGAGCGCAACTTCGTCAAGAAGTCCGTGAACTGGGCACTGCGGTGCATTGGCAAGCGCAGCCCCGCACTCAACACCGCCGCAGTGGAGGTGTCCCGGCGGCTGGCGGACTCATCCGAGGCCGCCGCGCGCTGGGTGGGCAAGGATGCGCTCCGGGAGCTCACGAGTGCCGCCGTGGTGCAGCGGCTCTCCCGGCGTCGCGGCGCGAAGGTCGCGGGGGCTGCCTGACGCCGACACCGGGGCCCTGCGTCCTGATGCGAGCGAGCAGGGCTCCAGGCGAGGCGCACTACTCCTCGGGCGGCTCCTCGAAGTCGACATCGAAGTTGAGGCGCTGGCCGGGCTCCAGCTTGAAGGTCCGCTGCCAGCGCGCGTTGTTCACGACGACGAGCAACTGGTGCGTGCCCTCGTAGAGGTCCAGCTCCTCGACGGGAGCGGCGCCCACGAGGCGGCCGTCGATGGTGACGATGGCGCCCTTGGGCGCGCGCACGGTGGCGAAGCCCTTGTTCAGGAAGAACTGCTGCGAGGTGCGGCCACCCGCCGGCACCGTGACGGTGCGGTACACCAGGATGCCGAGCACGGGGCTGCTGAGCGTCAGCGTGTGCTTGCCCGCGGGCAGGGACACCGACAGGGGTGTCTTCCCCAGGTAGCCCGTCTGGTTGGAGACCTCCACGCGCGGATCGACCGTGAGGTCCAGGATGCCCGTCGGGATGCCCGCGTCCACGATGCCCGCGTCGGCGGGGCCCGCGTCAGCGAGCTCTCCAGGCAGCGGTGCCACGGAGCCCGGGCCCGCATCCGCCAGCTCTGCCTCGATGTTCGGCGGCAGCCGCTTGAGCACCACGGCCGCCGCGCCGAGCGACAGCAGCAGGCCCACGGCCACGAACGGAATCCACGCGCGAGACCGATTCTGCGCCGCCGAAGCCGCGATGGCCGGGGCAGGCACGGAAGTCGGAGCAGGAGGCTGGCCTCCTGTAGTCGTGCCCGAGGCCGCCGCCGGAGCGACAGTCCCATGCGAGCCCGTCGTGCCGTTCGAGGCCGCACCCGCCGAAGCCGCGGCGGTCTGCGCATGCGAGCCCGTGGTCGGGCCCTGAGCGCCGCTCGTGGCCGGCTGTGCGCCAACGACCGCGTTGGACCCGGTAGCCGGCGCCACCTGCGCATGTGAGCCCGTCGTGGGGCCCGCGTTGGCAGCCACCTGCGCGTGGGAGCCCGTATTGGCAGCCACCTGCGCGTGAGAGCCTGTATTGGCAGCCACCTGCGCATGTGAGCCCGTCGTGGAACCCGAGCTCGGAGCCACCTGCGCATGCGAGCCCGTGCTCGTAGCCACCTGCGCATGCGAACCCGTCGTGGAACCCGAGCTCGGAGCCACCTGCGCATGCGAACCCGTCGTGGAACCCGAGCTCGGAGCCACCTGCGCATGCGAACCCGTCGTGGGCGCCACCTGCGCATGAGGCCCCGTGGTCGCCCCCGAGCCATTCGTCTGCAGCAGCGAGCTCGCCGCGTCACCACCACCGGACGCGCCGCCGACATTCACGGCACCCGTCGCGGCGAGCAGCCCCGGCAGTGCGGGCCACGTCGCGGGCAGCACGCCCGGCGCCAGCTTCCCGCTCGCCAGGAACTCGGCCACCGCGGGAGGAGAGACTCCCGCCTTCTGCATCACCTCCGCGATGCCGGTCTCAATCACCCGGCGCCGGGTCGCCCGCGCTTCGCTCTCTGGCGGGAAGTGCTTCGCCAGCAACGCCGCGAACTCCGCATGCGTCGGCAGCGTCCCGATGGCCTCCACCAGCGCCTCGCGGAACGCGAGCGCCGACGGGTACCGGTCATACGCGCGCTTTGTCGTCGCCTTGCGCACCACCGCGTCCAGCTTCAGCGGCACGTCCTGCGGCAGCGGCGGCAGGGAGCGATTGAGCACGGCCTTGTCCGGGTCCGCCGTCTCCTTGAAGGGCATCTTCCCCGACAGGCACTCGTGCAGCACGAGCCCCAGCAGGAAAACGTCCGACTGGACGTTGACGGCCTCGCGTCCACCGAGCATCTGCTCGGGAGCGCTGTACTTCCGCCGGTTCTTCACGCGCTTGCCATCGCGCTCACGCGGAGCCACGCCGAGCGCGCCGTAGCCCGTCACCTTCGTCACACCGCCGAAGGAGATCATCAGCGTCTCCGGGCGGATGTCTCCGTGCACCAGCGGCGTGCCGTCGTCATTGCCGGCGACGTGCGCGTAGTGCAGGCCCATCGCCGCATCCGCGACCACGAGCGCCGCAATCGCCGGAGGCAGCCGGGGCTGCGCCTCCAGCAGCTTTCGCAGCGGCTCGCCGTCGGCGAACTCGGTGACGCGCGCGAGCCCACCGTCCTGCACGGCGAAGGCGTGGACGCGCAGGATGTTGGGATGCTCGAAGACGAGCGCACGAGCCGTCTCGCGCGACAGCCTGGCCGTCATCTCCGGGTTCTGCACGATCTCCTGCGGTGCCCAGATGAGCACCACCGGTCGCGGAGGCGAGCCATCTTCCAGGGCGAGTCCGAGGAAGGCACGCGAGCCTTCCCCGGCCAGCAGGGGACCGAGGGACTGGTAACGGACGGAACTCATACACCCCATGCTAGTGCGAGACGCGCGGAGCCCGAAATCCGGGGGTTCCACCAACCTGAACCGCGCTACAGGTTTGTTCCACGGTCCTGCTCGAAGGGCAGGGTGACGTGGTAGCCGTACCGGCCCCGGCGCACGAGCAGCAACACGCTCCGTCCGCGTCGGGCAGTGAGCAATGTCTCGCGGAAGGCGTCCGCCGTGGGCACCGGCTGGTTGTTCACCCGGAGGAGGATGTCTCCCGGCTCCAGCCCCACCTCGGCCGCCACCGAGCCCGGACGCACGCCGGAAATCGCCAGCGCCCCGCGTCCGTCCTTCACTCGTAGTCCCAGCCGCTCCCACGCCAGCCCCTCGACCATGCGAGCAGGGAACTCCGTCGGCATCACCTGCACGGTGCGCAGGCCGCCCTCTCGGTAGAGGACCAGGGGGAAGGGCGAGCGAGCAGGGTAGCCACGCACGCGGGTGTCGAAGTCCTCGGCGTCCTGGATGCGTGAGCCGCCCAGCTCCGCCACCACATCTCCGCGCTTCACGCCGGCCTGGGCCGCGGGGCTGCCGGCCTCCACGGCCGTCACCAGCGCGCCGTAGGCCCTGTCCCAGCCGAGCTGCCGGGCCACGCGCGGCGGCAAGTCCGTCGTGTCGATGCCCACCCACGCGGGGCGCACCTTCCCGAAGCGGGTGAGCTCGTCGACGATGCGGCGCACCTTGTCCGCCGGAATCGCGAAGCCGATGCCCTGCGCGCCGCCGCCGAAGATGGCGGTGTTGATGCCGATGATTTCCCCATCCACGTTGAGCAGCGGCCCGCCCGAGTTGCCGGGGTTGATGGCCGCGTCCGTCTGGACGAAGTCGTTGTAGACGCGCCCGTCCGCCCTGAACGTCCGGCCCACCGCGGACACCACGCCCGCCGTCACCGTCTTGCTCAGGCCGAACGGGCTGCCGATGGCCACCACCGTCTCGCCAATCATCAGGTCCGAGCTGGTGCCCAGCTTCGCGGTGGGCAGCGCCTCGCGCGCGTTGACCTTGAGGACGGCCAGGTCGTTGCCGGCGTCGCTGCCGATGACCTCCGCCTCCAGCGTGCGCCCATCCGCCAGCACCACGTGGATGGCGGAGGCGCCGCGGATGACGTGCTCATTGGTGACGATGATGCCGGAGGCGTCGATGATGGCGCCGCTCCCCAGCCCTTCAATCTTCTGGCGCTCCGGCTCCGCGCCCATGCCGCCGAAGAACTCCTCCAGGGGCGAGCGCCGGCCACGGAAGCGTGACTCCACCTCCTGCTCGGTGCCGATGTAGACGACGGCCGGGGAGACCTTCTGGACGACCTCGACGATGGCGTCCCGGCGCCGGGCCAGGTCCGCGCTCGCGCTGCCCGAGGCCAGCAGCGCCACCGCCAGCAGGCCCCACCTCATGACTCCAGGCTTCATTCCCTTCCTCCGTGCTCGCGAGGGAGTGTCGGGCGAAGGACATCCCGACTGTCGGGAAGGCCGCAGCCCATCCCTGTGTCCCTGGAAGCGTTCCTCCGCTCTTCATAGATCAGTCCGCTCATCCGTGAACGATTGCATCTCCAGGACGTGCGCGCTTCCTCCGGTGCCGGTGCACCGTGGGAGTGGGCCGTTATCCTGGCAGCGTGTGGGCGGTGCGCACGCTGTAGCCGAGGGAGTGAAGCATGAGTCTCGTCCTGGTCGCGGACGATGAGCCAGCCGTGTTGGAGGTCCTCAGCCAGCTGGTGGAGGACCTGGGCCATGACGTGTTGCGGGCGCGGGATGGCGAGGAGGCGCTCGGCCTGGCGCGGGCCCGCCACCCACACCTGGTGGTGACCGACCACATGATGCCCAAGCTGAGCGGCGTGGAGCTGTGCCGCCGGCTGAAGCAGGACGCGGAGCTCAAGGACGTACCCATCGTCCTGCTGAGCGCGGTGCTGCCGCAGGGGGCGCCAGAGGCCACGGCCTTCCTCCACAAGCCCTTCGAAATCACCGACTTCGAGTCGGTCATCAAGCAGGTGCTGGCCAACGCGGTCAGCACGCAGCCGGTGGACGCCGGCTCGCCGCTGGAGGCGCTGGGGCACTGGGTGGCGCAGACGCTCCAGGGCCCGCTGGACTCGGCGCGCGCGCAGCTCAAGCGGCTGGAGGCCTCGCCCGGCGTGGACCGCGAGGCGCTGGAGTCGCTGGACGCGCAGCTCCAGTCCATGGAGTCGCTGGGCCGCAACCTGCGGGACGTGGCGCGGCTGGCCGCGGGCGGGCTGGCGCTGCAGCCGGTGGAGGCAGACCTGGCGGGGCACCTGCGCGAGGCCGTGTCCGCGTGGCGCACGCAGGCGCACGTGAGCCTGGTGGCGCCGTCCGAGCCGGTGGCGCTGAAGTTCGACCCGCAGCGCATCCGCCAGGTGTTCGACGCGCTGCTGGCCAACGCCGTGCGGCAGGACGCGGGCAAAGGCGAGGTGCGGGTGGAGATGCAGGCCTCGCGCTCGCTGGTGACGGTGCAGGTGAAGGACGCGGGGCCCGGCTTCCCGGAGACGGAGGTGCCGAAGCTCTTCACGCCCTTCCAGGCGGGGCCCGCGGGCGCGGCGGGCCCGGGGCTCTACGTGGCCTCGGAGCTGGCGCGCCTGCACGGGGGCGCGCTGTCCGCGGTGTCGAAGCCCGGCAAGGGCTCCACCTTCAGCCTGCTGCTGCCGAGGAGCGCGTAGGCCGGGGCCCGGCTCAGGCCTTCTGCGACTTCAGCATCCAGCCAATCATCTTGTAGAGGAGGCGGGCGCCGACGTTGCCGTCCCACTCGCCGCCCTCGGGGTCGGGCGACACCTCGGTGAGGTCGAAGCCGACGATGGTGCGGCCGGAGCGCACGACGCCGGAGATGAGCGCCACCGCCTCGGGGAAGGACAGGCCGCCCGGCACCGGGGTGCCCGTGTGCGGGCAGAGCACCGGGTCCAGCCCGTCGATGTCGAAGGACAGGTACACGTGCTGCGGCAGCAGCGCGACGATGGCATCCACCTGCCGGTTCCAGGGCACCCCGTCGAAGCGCTGGTGCTGGAGCGTGGCGTCGAAGAAGCCGTGGACGCGGCCCTTCGAGTCCTCGATGTAGCGGTGCTCCTCGGCGCTCATGTCGCGCAGGCCCACCTGGACGAGCGTCTTCACGCCGGGGAGGCGCTCGGCGACGTTGTACATGATGGACGCGTGGGACCAGGTGAAGCCCTCGTAGGCCACGCGCAGGTCGGCGTGTGCGTCGAGGTGGAGCACGCCCAGGCCGGGGTACTTCTCCGCGTGGGCGCGGATGATGCCGTAGGAGATGGAGTGGTCACCGCCCACGGCGCCCACGCGCTTGCCCTGCTCGAGCCAGTGCTTCGCGGTGCGGTAGACGTGCTCGTTCATCTGGTCGCACAGGGCGTTGACGTCCTTGGCGGCCTGGAGGAGCTCGGGCTCGCCGGAGTGGATGCCGCCGGCCTCGATGACGACCTGGGCGCGCTCCTTGGCCTGGGTGTTCCAGCCGCGCAGCTCCTGGGGCTCGGGGAGCATGGCGATGCCGCGCTCGTAGGGGCGGCCCGTCTCCACGTCGAAGAGGTCCACCTGCTTGCTGGCCTCGAGGACGGCGGCGGGGCCCTCGGAGGTGCCGCCGCCGTAGCTGGTGGTGGCCTCGAAGGGGACGGGGATGAGGACGACGTGGGCCTCGTCCGCGGAGTGGGGGAGGCCGAAGACGCCGGAGCCCGGCTGGGCGGCGGCGCTGGGGTCGAAGTGGGTAGCCATGGCCGCGCAGGATAAGGGGCCGGGCCGGCGGCGCAA is from Pyxidicoccus xibeiensis and encodes:
- a CDS encoding response regulator, giving the protein MVCAPMARLLIVEDNHELASLIVSAAQGRGHEAKAAYTGEAALEALSPGAKWDAALVDLLLPDIRGSEVLAALRAHGIPAIAVSGVYKGDRFAQEAVQVHGARAFFAKPFELNTVLEALEAAGGVAPVPRAPPPVREPTPPDELLDAEDLIVLEELAAESGDTSSPMQVVPATAPLPGIEVDEVEHALPLPFQRREKVWSSSAASPAAPTRGSLPEWTLGGDLKDTSVARLLNAYYEARHHGELKLKQGSVLKVVYFEAGRVVYAASNLGQERFGRFCVRRGVLPESRLAEVAAYAREHNLRTGEAMLRMGIMDAARRQQLLEEQVKEIIWSTFTWTEGNYGFSAMRPQRADLVKLSVFPGDLVLEGVEKTETLVALRQRMPRSRRLFPTADPPYGLHELKLQGPQALLLAYADGSKTVEDLLALTDLSERQALATLRGLELLGILEERPEAPSRRHRITFGL
- a CDS encoding VOC family protein, encoding MDVQGFHHVAIQAKDLERVTAFYRDLLGFPELTRHFRPDGSLRSIWVGVPGGGFLAIEAAGVAPEPTPFRHERPGLLMLAFRIPKAGRAGAVETLARAGVPLEHETRWTVYVRDPEGNRVALSHHPED
- a CDS encoding GspE/PulE/PilB domain-containing protein → MRLGELLLKEGLVTAEGLEEALEAQVVHGGRLGTNLVELGLLAEQDLAKVLGQLHNTAFASGELVPDPKALELVKPNHADDKEYLPMRVDATRLSIAVVNPHDFETLDSIAFKTGKRVVPVVIPEFRMNQLLRRYCKAFRQLRAIDMNAIRPRPAPGSQAELAKASEKAPDLMSEEEFQSVYAQALRGGADYEGDMGEAEEEVITGVEVVEPVPVPVAPVAPVVQRPVAPAQPRPPVVPAQPFPMTPPPVTLVPPVAQPQRPQAPVAPMAAGPGVVPPEAVPVPRPPAPPPTPLTFAEAQAELARSSDREDVARTVLRFALGKWKRNLLLSVQGGLVTGWHGMGSSVRDAAVRRIGVALREQSTFRLVRDTRSHYVGPVKRDAAMGVFYKLLGGGFPTTAVILPLLVRGKVVHLLYVDNGPDQLTPPDVGELLILSQSVGRSYEAMMRRRKSA
- a CDS encoding DNA alkylation repair protein, producing the protein MPSPSKADVQAVLAWLKRTGTKSTRDGMARYAIPSDKAFGVPVGALRKYAKSLGPSHELAAALWDTGWYEARMLAAFVDEPESVTPAQMDRWCRDFDSWAICDTVCFHLFDRTPHAWRKVEQWCGRRDEFVKRAAFALLASLTVHDKRAGEEQFVQGLVLIERAANDERNFVKKSVNWALRCIGKRSPALNTAAVEVSRRLADSSEAAARWVGKDALRELTSAAVVQRLSRRRGAKVAGAA
- a CDS encoding protein kinase domain-containing protein, with the protein product MSSVRYQSLGPLLAGEGSRAFLGLALEDGSPPRPVVLIWAPQEIVQNPEMTARLSRETARALVFEHPNILRVHAFAVQDGGLARVTEFADGEPLRKLLEAQPRLPPAIAALVVADAAMGLHYAHVAGNDDGTPLVHGDIRPETLMISFGGVTKVTGYGALGVAPRERDGKRVKNRRKYSAPEQMLGGREAVNVQSDVFLLGLVLHECLSGKMPFKETADPDKAVLNRSLPPLPQDVPLKLDAVVRKATTKRAYDRYPSALAFREALVEAIGTLPTHAEFAALLAKHFPPESEARATRRRVIETGIAEVMQKAGVSPPAVAEFLASGKLAPGVLPATWPALPGLLAATGAVNVGGASGGGDAASSLLQTNGSGATTGPHAQVAPTTGSHAQVAPSSGSTTGSHAQVAPSSGSTTGSHAQVATSTGSHAQVAPSSGSTTGSHAQVAANTGSHAQVAANTGSHAQVAANAGPTTGSHAQVAPATGSNAVVGAQPATSGAQGPTTGSHAQTAAASAGAASNGTTGSHGTVAPAAASGTTTGGQPPAPTSVPAPAIAASAAQNRSRAWIPFVAVGLLLSLGAAAVVLKRLPPNIEAELADAGPGSVAPLPGELADAGPADAGIVDAGIPTGILDLTVDPRVEVSNQTGYLGKTPLSVSLPAGKHTLTLSSPVLGILVYRTVTVPAGGRTSQQFFLNKGFATVRAPKGAIVTIDGRLVGAAPVEELDLYEGTHQLLVVVNNARWQRTFKLEPGQRLNFDVDFEEPPEE
- a CDS encoding trypsin-like peptidase domain-containing protein, yielding MKPGVMRWGLLAVALLASGSASADLARRRDAIVEVVQKVSPAVVYIGTEQEVESRFRGRRSPLEEFFGGMGAEPERQKIEGLGSGAIIDASGIIVTNEHVIRGASAIHVVLADGRTLEAEVIGSDAGNDLAVLKVNAREALPTAKLGTSSDLMIGETVVAIGSPFGLSKTVTAGVVSAVGRTFRADGRVYNDFVQTDAAINPGNSGGPLLNVDGEIIGINTAIFGGGAQGIGFAIPADKVRRIVDELTRFGKVRPAWVGIDTTDLPPRVARQLGWDRAYGALVTAVEAGSPAAQAGVKRGDVVAELGGSRIQDAEDFDTRVRGYPARSPFPLVLYREGGLRTVQVMPTEFPARMVEGLAWERLGLRVKDGRGALAISGVRPGSVAAEVGLEPGDILLRVNNQPVPTADAFRETLLTARRGRSVLLLVRRGRYGYHVTLPFEQDRGTNL
- a CDS encoding ATP-binding response regulator yields the protein MSLVLVADDEPAVLEVLSQLVEDLGHDVLRARDGEEALGLARARHPHLVVTDHMMPKLSGVELCRRLKQDAELKDVPIVLLSAVLPQGAPEATAFLHKPFEITDFESVIKQVLANAVSTQPVDAGSPLEALGHWVAQTLQGPLDSARAQLKRLEASPGVDREALESLDAQLQSMESLGRNLRDVARLAAGGLALQPVEADLAGHLREAVSAWRTQAHVSLVAPSEPVALKFDPQRIRQVFDALLANAVRQDAGKGEVRVEMQASRSLVTVQVKDAGPGFPETEVPKLFTPFQAGPAGAAGPGLYVASELARLHGGALSAVSKPGKGSTFSLLLPRSA
- a CDS encoding agmatinase family protein, producing the protein MATHFDPSAAAQPGSGVFGLPHSADEAHVVLIPVPFEATTSYGGGTSEGPAAVLEASKQVDLFDVETGRPYERGIAMLPEPQELRGWNTQAKERAQVVIEAGGIHSGEPELLQAAKDVNALCDQMNEHVYRTAKHWLEQGKRVGAVGGDHSISYGIIRAHAEKYPGLGVLHLDAHADLRVAYEGFTWSHASIMYNVAERLPGVKTLVQVGLRDMSAEEHRYIEDSKGRVHGFFDATLQHQRFDGVPWNRQVDAIVALLPQHVYLSFDIDGLDPVLCPHTGTPVPGGLSFPEAVALISGVVRSGRTIVGFDLTEVSPDPEGGEWDGNVGARLLYKMIGWMLKSQKA